One region of Micromonospora ureilytica genomic DNA includes:
- a CDS encoding sensor histidine kinase: MTSLAVPEHPWLLPGELAVPADQGRTHPRRTTRDWIVDIVAFLGSLLWVLFVTADALSPDPAIAIPLPHDWMTVADALIGLVCCGLLWLRRRWPLGLLVATTPLTMFSLASAIPLLIMFFTVVVHRRTAIAMAVTVAGLVTNLVFSWLRPDPAWPYWATASWGVVFSFAVLAWGMFVRARRQLIVSLRERAERAEAEQQLRVAQARHLERTRIAREMHDVLAHRISLLSLHAGALEFRPDAPAEEVARAAGVIRGSAHAALQDLREVIGVLRAEGDNDVDAPEPPQPTLADLPTLIAESRSAGVNVNVSDIVDRSGEVPAALGRAAYRIVQEGLTNARKHAAGAAVTVDVAGGPGAGLTVAIGNRWPVGAPPGGTLPGAGTGLVGISERVTLAGGRLAYGRDDAGDFRLAAWLPWPA, from the coding sequence GTGACCAGCCTCGCCGTCCCGGAGCACCCCTGGCTGCTGCCAGGGGAGCTGGCCGTGCCGGCCGATCAGGGGCGCACCCACCCGCGCCGCACCACCCGCGACTGGATCGTGGACATCGTCGCGTTTCTGGGTTCGCTGCTCTGGGTGCTGTTCGTCACCGCGGACGCCCTGTCGCCGGATCCGGCGATCGCGATCCCGCTCCCGCACGACTGGATGACCGTCGCTGACGCCCTGATCGGGCTGGTCTGCTGCGGCTTGCTCTGGCTGCGCCGGCGGTGGCCGCTCGGGTTGCTGGTGGCCACCACGCCACTGACCATGTTCTCGCTGGCCTCCGCGATCCCACTGTTGATCATGTTCTTCACGGTGGTGGTGCACCGCCGGACCGCCATCGCGATGGCGGTGACCGTCGCGGGTCTGGTCACCAACCTGGTCTTCAGTTGGCTGCGTCCGGACCCGGCCTGGCCGTACTGGGCGACAGCGTCGTGGGGCGTGGTGTTCAGCTTCGCCGTGCTGGCCTGGGGGATGTTCGTCCGGGCCCGCCGGCAGTTGATCGTGTCGCTACGCGAGCGGGCCGAGCGGGCCGAGGCCGAGCAGCAGCTCCGGGTCGCCCAGGCCCGCCACCTCGAACGCACCCGCATCGCCCGGGAGATGCACGACGTGCTGGCCCACCGGATCTCCCTGCTCAGCCTGCACGCCGGGGCGTTGGAGTTCCGCCCGGACGCGCCGGCCGAGGAGGTGGCTCGCGCGGCCGGGGTGATCCGGGGCAGCGCGCACGCCGCCCTTCAGGACCTGCGGGAGGTGATCGGGGTGCTCCGCGCCGAGGGCGACAACGACGTCGACGCCCCGGAGCCGCCCCAGCCGACCCTCGCCGACCTGCCGACCCTGATCGCCGAGTCGCGCTCGGCTGGCGTCAACGTCAACGTCAGCGACATCGTCGACCGGTCGGGGGAGGTACCGGCGGCGCTGGGCCGGGCCGCGTACCGGATCGTGCAGGAGGGGCTGACCAACGCCCGCAAGCACGCGGCCGGCGCGGCCGTCACCGTGGACGTGGCCGGCGGACCGGGCGCCGGGCTGACCGTGGCGATCGGCAACCGGTGGCCGGTCGGCGCACCGCCCGGCGGCACGCTGCCGGGCGCCGGCACCGGCCTGGTGGGCATCAGCGAACGGGTCACGCTGGCCGGCGGCCGGCTGGCCTACGGCCGGGACGACGCCGGCGACTTCCGGCTGGCCGCCTGGCTGCCGTGGCCGGCGTGA